The DNA sequence CCTCGTCCTCGGCGCGGGCGGACGCCGGCACCGCGATGTTGACGATGAGCAGCTCCTCGTCCTCGGCGAGGGTCGAGCCCTGCGGGAGCGCGAAGTCCTTGGCGAGGTACTGGGTGCCCTCGGGGGCGTCGGTGACGTCGAGCACGATGCGCTCGGGGATGTGGGTCGCCTCCGTCTCGAGACGGATGGTCGGCACCTCGAGCATGGCGATCGTGCCGGAGAACGGCTCGCCCTCGACGTGGACCGGCACCTCGACGACGACCTTCTCGCCGCGGCGGACCACGATGAGGTCGAGGTGCTCGACGACCTGCGACACCGGGTCCTTCTGGACGTCCTTCACGAGGGTGAGCTGGCTCTTGCCGGCGATGTCGAGGTCGAGGACCGCGTTCGCCTTGCGGAGGAGCAGCGAGACCTGGTGCGCCGGCACGGTCACGTGGACCGGGTCGGTGCCGTGGCCGTAGATCACCGCGGGGATCTTGCCGGCGGCGCGGATCTTGCGCGCCGCGCCCTTGCCGAAGCTGTCGCGCGTCTCCGCGACGACCTTGTTGGACTCGTCAGCCATGATGTTCTCCTTGCCGGCCGGGGCCGGCGGATCGGGCGAGTCGCTCGTGAGCGGCGCCTCGCAGTATGGGGTGTGTTCGACTCGAACGCATCGAAGTGCGCGAGGAAAGACTGCGTAGCCTGCTCCACCGCGTCGATAACGGATGCCGCGGGGCATCCCTCGCCGAAGTTCAGGTGTCGAGTCTACCCGATCGCGAGAGGCCGAGCGCGCCGGCGATCTGCTCCGCCAGCTCCTGGGGCGGCCGGCCGACGTCCAGGCGCAGACCGGTCTCGTCGGGCTGCAGCGGCTGGAGGGTCGCCAGCTGCGAGTCGAGGAGCGACACCGGCATGAAGTGCCCGGGCCGCTCGGACATCCGCGCGGCGAGCAGCTCGCGGGTGCCGTCCAGCTCCGCGAAGGCCGCTCCGGGCGCCTCCGCCCGGATGAGGTCGCGGTAAGTGCGCTTGAGCGCCGAGCACGCGACCACCACGCCCTTCGGCGCCGCCGACGCCAGCGTGCGGCCCACCTCGCGGAGCCAAGGGATGCGGTCCTCGTCGGTGAGCGGGACCCCTGAGGCCATCTTGGCGACGTTCGCCGGCGGGTGCAGGGCGTCCCCGTCGACGAAGGGCACTCCGAGCTCCCGCGCGAGCAGCTCGCCGACCGTGGTCTTGCCCGAGCCGGACACGCCCATCACCACCACCTGGACCCGCTCCACCCGTGACCCTCCCGCGCTGTCGCCGCTCACCAATCGTGCATCGAGCCGTCGAGCAGACGGTTCACCGGCAAGTATGCCGCCTGGTACGGGAAGGACTCGGCGAGCACCTCGTCGTAGTCGACGCCCAGGCCCGGCTCGTCACCCGGGCTCAGCATCCCGTCGGCGAACGAGTAGGTCGGCCGGAACAGCTCGTCGGTCTCCGGGCTGTGCTTCATGTACTCCTGGATCCCGAAGTTCGGGATGGCGACGCCCAGGATGTTCCGCGCCGACCGGTACATGCACCCCGACGAGGCCGGCTGGGCCGCCCGGCTGGAACGCCTGGGCGCCGCGGCGGACACCGACACGGCGACCTACGCCGGGCTTCTGGAGGCGCTCCGGGCACGTCGCCGGGTGTTCAAGGAGGCGGGAGGCACGGCGACCGACACCGGTGTGCGCGACGCGGGGTGCGAGCCGCTCGACGAAGCCGAGGCCTCGCGCATCCACCGCGCCGCCCTGGACGGGACCATGACGGCCGCCGAGGCCGTCGCCTACCGCCGCAACCTGCTCTACCGGCTCGCCGAGTTGTCGGCGGAGGACGGCCTCGTCATGCAGCTCCACCCCGGCGTGCTGCGCAACCACCACCGGCCGACCTTCGACGCGTACGGACCGGACACCGGCCACGACCTGCCCGCGGTCGGCGCCTTCACCGAGCCGCTGACGCCGATCCTGCGCGGCTTCGGCACCGACCCCGTGTTCCGGATCGTGCTGTTCACCGTCGACGAGACCGCGTTCTCCCGCGAGATCGGACCACTGGCCGGCTTCTACCCCTCGGTGTACGCCGGCGCCCCCTGGTGGTTCCTCGACACGCCCGATGCCATCCTGCGGTACCGCCGGGCCGTGACCGACAGCGCCGGGTTCGCCAAGACGAGCGGGTTCATCGACGGCACGCGCGCCTTCTGCAGCATCCCGGCACGCCACGACATGTCGCGGCGCGTCGACGCCTCCTATCTCGCGGGGCTCGTCGCCGAGCACCGGCTCGACGAGGAGGACGCCTTCGCGGTCGCGCGGCGGCTGGTCGACGACATCCCGCGGGCGACGTTCCGGCTCGGCTGACGGAACGGGCCGTCGGGGCATCACGGTACGCTGGAGGGACTGCTCGATTCTTGCCACCCGCGGGAGAGCTGACCCCCCGACTACATCCCCGTCGTGGCGGACGGCCCCCGTCCGTCGCGGCTACACGAAGGAGCATCACGTTGTCACAGGAAGCAACCGCCAATATCGGAGTCGTCGGTCTGGCGGTGATGGGCTCGAACCTGGCCCGCAACCTCGCCTCCCGCGAGGGCAACACGGTGGCGGTGTTCAACCGCACGTACGCCCGGACCGAGGAGCTGGTGAAGGCGCACCCGGAGGCCGGGTTCGTCTCGGCCGAGCAGATGGACGATTTCGTCGCCTCCCTCTCGAAGCCGCGCACCGCGATCATCATGGTGCAGGCCGGGAAGGGCACCGACGCGGTGATCGACCAGCTGGTGGAGCGGTTCGAGCCGGGCGACATCATCGTCGACGGCGGCAACGCGAACTTCCACGACACGATCGAGCGCGAGAAGCGCATCGCCCCCACGGGCATCCACTTCGTCGGCGCCGGGATCTCCGGCGGCGAGGAGGGCGCCCTGAACGGCCCGTCGATCATGCCGGGAGGCTCGGCCGAGTCGTACGAGACGCTCGGCCCGATCCTGGAGTCGATCGCCGCGGTCGCCGAGGGCGAGCCGTGCGTGACCCACGTGGGCACCGACGGCGCCGGTCACTTCGTGAAGATGATCCACAACGGCATCGAGTACGCCGACATGCAGCTGATCGCCGAGGCGTACGACCTGCTGCGCACGGTCGGCGGACTGTCGCCGGCCGAGATCGCGGACGTGTTCGCCGAGTGGAACAACGGCTATCTCGAGTCGTACCTGATCGAGATCACCGCGGAGGTGCTCCGCCAGGTCGACGCCGAGACCGGCAAGCCCTTCATCGACATCGTGCTCGACCAGGCCGGGTCCAAGGGCACCGGCGTGTGGACCGTGCAGAACGCCCTCGACCTCGGCGTCCCCGTCGGCGGCATTGCCGAAGCCGTGTTCGCCCGCGCCGTCTCCTCCAAGCC is a window from the Leifsonia sp. AG29 genome containing:
- a CDS encoding gluconokinase, yielding MSGDSAGGSRVERVQVVVMGVSGSGKTTVGELLARELGVPFVDGDALHPPANVAKMASGVPLTDEDRIPWLREVGRTLASAAPKGVVVACSALKRTYRDLIRAEAPGAAFAELDGTRELLAARMSERPGHFMPVSLLDSQLATLQPLQPDETGLRLDVGRPPQELAEQIAGALGLSRSGRLDT
- the gndA gene encoding NADP-dependent phosphogluconate dehydrogenase, producing MSQEATANIGVVGLAVMGSNLARNLASREGNTVAVFNRTYARTEELVKAHPEAGFVSAEQMDDFVASLSKPRTAIIMVQAGKGTDAVIDQLVERFEPGDIIVDGGNANFHDTIEREKRIAPTGIHFVGAGISGGEEGALNGPSIMPGGSAESYETLGPILESIAAVAEGEPCVTHVGTDGAGHFVKMIHNGIEYADMQLIAEAYDLLRTVGGLSPAEIADVFAEWNNGYLESYLIEITAEVLRQVDAETGKPFIDIVLDQAGSKGTGVWTVQNALDLGVPVGGIAEAVFARAVSSKPAQRAAVQATLTSRPEVQKAEDVAAFADDVSKALYASKVVAYAQGFDAIIAGAEKYGWDIHKDKIAKIWRGGCIIRAQFLNRIADAYDENPDIATLLEAPYFADAVREGEAAWRRIVATAALSGVPVPGFGAALSYYDSLASTRLPAALVQGQRDFFGAHTYKRVDKDGTFHTLWSGDRTETESEGSSH
- a CDS encoding 50S ribosomal protein L25/general stress protein Ctc, with amino-acid sequence MADESNKVVAETRDSFGKGAARKIRAAGKIPAVIYGHGTDPVHVTVPAHQVSLLLRKANAVLDLDIAGKSQLTLVKDVQKDPVSQVVEHLDLIVVRRGEKVVVEVPVHVEGEPFSGTIAMLEVPTIRLETEATHIPERIVLDVTDAPEGTQYLAKDFALPQGSTLAEDEELLIVNIAVPASARAEDEETAAAEAAAEAEAEAGESAE
- a CDS encoding glucuronate isomerase — protein: MYSWIPKFGMATPRMFRADRYMHPDEAGWAARLERLGAAADTDTATYAGLLEALRARRRVFKEAGGTATDTGVRDAGCEPLDEAEASRIHRAALDGTMTAAEAVAYRRNLLYRLAELSAEDGLVMQLHPGVLRNHHRPTFDAYGPDTGHDLPAVGAFTEPLTPILRGFGTDPVFRIVLFTVDETAFSREIGPLAGFYPSVYAGAPWWFLDTPDAILRYRRAVTDSAGFAKTSGFIDGTRAFCSIPARHDMSRRVDASYLAGLVAEHRLDEEDAFAVARRLVDDIPRATFRLG